TACTGGGGCACGAAAGAGGAAACGCGGGTTTTCATGACATAGTGTCGCTATCGGCTTGACGCAAGATACCGACGTTTGTGACACTTCGTCATAAAACGTACATGCGAGTTGAGGTAGTCCGTGACCACGTCGTTCTCCGAAATCCTGAGGAACGCCACCTGGGCCGACCACGAGTCCGCCGAGTCCGAGAGCTATCTCGCCGAGCTCATGGACGGCCGGTTGAGCGAGCACGAGTACGGCGAGATGGTGGCCCAGCACTACTTCGCGTACGTCGCCCTCGACGGGGTGTCGCGGCAGCTCGCCGGCCACCCGGTGGCCGGCCGGTTCGTCTTCCCCGAGCTGTATCGGGAGCGGGCGCTCGAGCGGGACCTGGAGAGGATCTACGGGCCGGGCTGGCAGCACCGGATCGCGCCGTCCAAGGCCACGCGCACGCTGGTCGCGCGGATCCAGCAGGTGGCCGACTGGCCGGGCGGTTACATCGCGCACCACTACACGCGCTATCTGGGCGACCTGTCGGGCGGGCAGTTCATCCGGCTGGAGCTGCAGAAGATCTACGGCTACGGCAAGGGCGGGGGCGTCGACTTCTACATCTTCGACGAGCTCGGCAGCCTGCCGAAGTTCAAGAGCGAATACCGCACGCGCCTCGACGGGCTGGAGTTCGACGAGCGCGAGCGGCAGCGCGTCATCCGCGAGGTCCGCCTGGCCTACCAGCTCAACACCGAGGTCCTCACCGAGCTGCACCACACCCGCCAGGCCGCCTGATCGGCTCCTGGCGAGGGCGCCGGGAACGGTTGGTATCGGATGGAAGCAGCCGGAAGAGGCCTACGATGGGCCTATGCCCCGGATCTCGGCCGCCACCATCGGCGAGCATCGCGCGCAGACGCGCGACCGCATCCTGCAGGCCCTCTCCCGTCTGTCCAGGATGCACGGCATCGACGCCATCTCGATGACGGACGTGGCCGGCGAGGCAGGCATCACCCGGACCGTCCTGTACAACTACTTCCCGGACAAGGCGGCCCTGCTGCTGGCGTTCACCGAGCGGGTGACCCAGTACTTCATCGACAGCTACGAACGGGAGTTGCCGGAGAGCGCCTCCCCCGCTGACCGGTTGCGGGCGTTCGTACGGTTGCAGCTGGCGGGCCTGCTCGCCCATCCGCACCCCGGGGCCGCCGATCTCGGCGCCGCTCTCGGCCCGGACGCCTTCCAGCAGCTGGCCGAGCACGTCGCGCCCATGCAGCGCGTCCTCGTGGACATCCTGGACAGCGGGGTCGAGTCCGGTGACTTCCGCGTGCTCGAGGTGGGGGCCACGGCCCGGATGGTCCTCGCCGTCATCGGCGCCGAGCGCGTTCCGCTGATCAGCGGCGACGTGACGGTCGACCGGGCCGCGGAGCTGGTGTCCGAGTTCGTGCTGCGGGCCCTCCGCGCGGAAAGCGCCGCATGACCGGCCCGGAAACGGTGGTGCCCGGGGACGGCCACATCGAGCTCAAATCCGCCCGCGGCCGCTGGATCCTCGCCGCGACGGT
This genomic interval from Nonomuraea helvata contains the following:
- a CDS encoding TetR/AcrR family transcriptional regulator; the encoded protein is MPRISAATIGEHRAQTRDRILQALSRLSRMHGIDAISMTDVAGEAGITRTVLYNYFPDKAALLLAFTERVTQYFIDSYERELPESASPADRLRAFVRLQLAGLLAHPHPGAADLGAALGPDAFQQLAEHVAPMQRVLVDILDSGVESGDFRVLEVGATARMVLAVIGAERVPLISGDVTVDRAAELVSEFVLRALRAESAA
- a CDS encoding biliverdin-producing heme oxygenase → MTTSFSEILRNATWADHESAESESYLAELMDGRLSEHEYGEMVAQHYFAYVALDGVSRQLAGHPVAGRFVFPELYRERALERDLERIYGPGWQHRIAPSKATRTLVARIQQVADWPGGYIAHHYTRYLGDLSGGQFIRLELQKIYGYGKGGGVDFYIFDELGSLPKFKSEYRTRLDGLEFDERERQRVIREVRLAYQLNTEVLTELHHTRQAA